A stretch of Desulfobacter hydrogenophilus DNA encodes these proteins:
- a CDS encoding plasmid pRiA4b ORF-3 family protein: MNKTDQVKVYQLRVYLRQISPMIWRRLQVRSDSTIADLHYTLQIAMDWDDFHLHQFIIRGKRYGESRVGGILFSDNPCQIRLGGFGFRQNERFLYEYDLTDRWEHEIRIEKKLSMDPQTTYPVCIGGARTAPPEDCGGPWAFMALKQKYSLWYIADRLIEIIKKNDVDDYQEELLEYQYWLHVNNFDRQAVNQRLKQYAAGDDAWQCQ; encoded by the coding sequence ATGAACAAAACCGACCAGGTGAAGGTATATCAACTGCGAGTATATCTGCGGCAAATCAGCCCGATGATCTGGCGAAGGCTGCAGGTACGCAGTGACAGCACCATTGCCGATCTACATTACACCCTACAGATTGCTATGGATTGGGATGATTTTCATCTGCACCAGTTCATTATCCGAGGAAAACGCTATGGTGAATCCCGAGTAGGAGGCATCCTATTTTCCGACAATCCATGTCAAATCCGCCTTGGCGGCTTTGGGTTTCGCCAGAATGAACGTTTCCTCTATGAGTACGACCTCACCGACAGGTGGGAACACGAGATCCGGATCGAAAAAAAATTGTCAATGGACCCCCAAACGACTTATCCGGTTTGTATCGGTGGTGCCAGAACCGCACCGCCCGAAGACTGCGGAGGTCCCTGGGCTTTCATGGCGCTGAAACAAAAATATTCCCTGTGGTATATTGCCGATCGGTTAATCGAGATCATTAAAAAGAATGATGTAGATGATTACCAGGAGGAACTGCTCGAATACCAATACTGGTTGCACGTAAATAACTTTGACCGTCAAGCGGTTAACCAGCGGCTCAAACAATATGCGGCCGGCGATGATGCATGGCAGTGTCAATAA